The following coding sequences are from one Psychrobacter sp. AH5 window:
- a CDS encoding chorismate lyase, with the protein MPRCFSSSLSTSLSPPPKLLPWLNAEGSLTAMLETKSGQPLRVERCFEGYRLLTLAQKQQLALPKQQYNRPVLAWVREAQLYGDSEQPWVWAQSIFPLTSLQGSAKRLQQLKGTPIGYVLFKRHQTLPNQRFISYTDKGWQRQTRYDWYGRALLISETFLPDFLVSRNE; encoded by the coding sequence ATGCCAAGATGTTTTTCCTCTTCTTTATCTACCTCGTTATCGCCACCACCTAAGCTGTTACCTTGGCTTAATGCTGAGGGCTCACTGACCGCTATGTTAGAGACCAAGTCAGGTCAGCCATTACGAGTAGAGCGCTGCTTTGAAGGTTATCGGCTCCTGACATTAGCCCAAAAGCAGCAGTTAGCTCTTCCAAAGCAGCAGTACAATAGACCTGTGCTCGCTTGGGTACGCGAGGCACAGTTATATGGTGATAGCGAGCAGCCGTGGGTATGGGCACAAAGCATTTTTCCACTAACTAGCTTGCAGGGGTCTGCCAAACGATTACAGCAGCTCAAAGGCACACCCATCGGTTATGTGTTATTTAAGCGTCACCAGACTTTGCCCAATCAGCGCTTTATCTCATATACCGATAAAGGTTGGCAGCGGCAAACGCGTTATGACTGGTACGGTAGAGCGCTGCTCATTAGTGAGACTTTTTTGCCGGATTTTTTAGTTAGTAGGAACGAATAG
- a CDS encoding NADP-dependent isocitrate dehydrogenase: MSKIIYTKTDEAPALATLSFLPIVKAFTQTAGIEVESSDISVAARVLAEFPDYLTEEQRVPDNLAKLGELTQDPNANIIKLPNISASVGQLKAAIKELQAKGYAIPDFPDEPETDEEKEIRRRYGKSLGSSVNPVLREGNSDRRAPKAVKNYARKHPHSMGEWKQWSQTHVSHMHEGDFYAGEQSMTLDKARSVRMERITDDGTVHVFKEGIALQDKEIIDLMFMSKEALLEFYEREMEDCREAGILFSLHVKATMMKVSHPIVFGHAVRTYYKDAFQKHGALFDELGINVNNGMASLYDKIKELPTSLQEEIERDLHACQVHRPRLAMVDSNKGITNFHSPSDVIVDASMPAMIRSGGKMWGADGKMYDCKAVMPESTFARIYQEMINFCKWHGNFDPTTMGTVPNVGLMAQKAEEYGSHDKTFEAADSGTARIVDEDTGEVLMEQYVEKGDIWRMCQVKDEPIQDWVKLAVRRARESDTPVVFWLDPYRPHENELIKKVKMYLKDHDTDGLHIEIMSQVRAMRYTLERVARGLDTISATGNILRDYLTDLFPILELGTSAKMLSVVPLMKGGGLFETGAGGSAPKHVQQLVEENHLRWDSLGEFLALTESLEHLAKSDDNAKAQVLADSLDKATEKLLLNDKSPSRKTGELDNRGSHFYLAMYWAEELANQDKDVELKAKFAPLAETLANNEQAIVQEMNDAQGKGVDIKGYYLADEKLAEEAMRPSKLFNEAIASL; encoded by the coding sequence ATGTCTAAAATTATTTATACCAAAACCGATGAAGCCCCAGCGCTGGCCACTCTATCCTTTCTACCCATTGTCAAAGCCTTTACCCAAACGGCTGGCATTGAAGTTGAGAGTAGTGATATCTCTGTCGCTGCCCGTGTGCTGGCTGAATTTCCAGATTACTTAACTGAGGAGCAGCGTGTTCCTGATAATCTAGCAAAGCTTGGCGAATTAACCCAAGATCCAAACGCTAACATTATTAAGCTGCCAAATATCAGTGCCTCTGTTGGTCAGCTAAAAGCGGCTATCAAAGAGCTACAAGCCAAGGGCTACGCTATACCTGACTTCCCAGATGAGCCAGAAACCGATGAAGAAAAAGAGATTCGCCGTCGTTATGGCAAGAGCTTAGGAAGTTCAGTCAACCCGGTACTACGTGAAGGTAACTCGGATCGCCGCGCGCCAAAAGCGGTCAAAAACTATGCGCGCAAACATCCGCACTCTATGGGCGAGTGGAAGCAGTGGTCACAGACCCATGTCTCCCATATGCATGAAGGCGATTTTTATGCTGGTGAGCAATCAATGACTTTGGATAAAGCGCGCAGCGTACGTATGGAGCGTATCACTGATGATGGTACGGTTCATGTCTTCAAAGAAGGCATCGCTTTACAAGATAAAGAGATCATTGATTTGATGTTTATGAGTAAAGAGGCGCTACTTGAGTTTTATGAGCGTGAAATGGAAGATTGCCGCGAAGCCGGTATCTTGTTCTCCTTACACGTAAAAGCAACGATGATGAAGGTCTCACACCCTATCGTCTTTGGTCACGCGGTCAGAACTTACTATAAAGACGCTTTTCAAAAGCACGGCGCATTATTTGATGAATTAGGTATCAATGTCAATAACGGCATGGCGTCACTATATGACAAAATCAAAGAGCTACCAACCTCTCTGCAAGAAGAGATTGAGCGTGATTTGCATGCTTGCCAAGTGCATCGTCCGCGTCTAGCGATGGTTGACTCTAATAAAGGCATTACCAACTTTCATTCACCAAGTGATGTGATTGTCGATGCCTCTATGCCAGCAATGATCCGCTCAGGCGGTAAAATGTGGGGCGCGGATGGCAAGATGTATGACTGTAAAGCAGTGATGCCTGAGTCTACTTTCGCGCGTATTTATCAAGAGATGATCAATTTTTGTAAATGGCATGGCAACTTTGATCCAACAACGATGGGTACAGTACCAAACGTTGGCTTGATGGCACAAAAAGCCGAAGAGTACGGCTCGCACGACAAAACCTTTGAGGCCGCCGATTCAGGGACTGCTCGTATTGTTGACGAAGACACGGGTGAAGTGTTGATGGAGCAATATGTTGAAAAAGGCGATATCTGGCGTATGTGTCAGGTCAAAGATGAACCGATCCAAGATTGGGTGAAGCTTGCGGTACGCCGCGCTCGTGAATCAGATACTCCAGTGGTCTTTTGGTTAGACCCGTATCGTCCGCACGAAAACGAGCTGATCAAAAAAGTGAAGATGTATCTAAAAGATCATGATACTGATGGTTTACATATCGAGATTATGTCGCAAGTCCGTGCTATGCGTTATACCTTAGAGCGCGTCGCTCGTGGTCTTGACACCATCTCAGCGACCGGTAATATTCTACGCGATTATCTAACGGACTTGTTCCCAATCTTAGAGCTTGGCACCAGTGCCAAGATGCTATCTGTCGTGCCACTGATGAAAGGTGGCGGCTTGTTTGAAACGGGCGCTGGCGGTTCTGCACCTAAGCACGTACAGCAGCTAGTCGAAGAGAACCATCTACGCTGGGATTCATTAGGCGAGTTCTTGGCCTTGACCGAATCTTTAGAGCATCTAGCAAAGAGCGATGACAATGCCAAAGCGCAAGTATTGGCAGACTCGTTAGATAAAGCGACTGAAAAGCTGCTATTAAACGACAAGTCGCCATCGCGTAAAACGGGCGAGCTTGATAACCGTGGTAGCCATTTTTATCTAGCGATGTACTGGGCCGAGGAGCTTGCCAATCAGGACAAAGACGTGGAGCTCAAAGCGAAATTTGCTCCACTAGCCGAGACTCTGGCTAACAATGAGCAAGCTATCGTCCAAGAGATGAATGACGCTCAAGGCAAAGGGGTCGATATCAAAGGTTACTATCTAGCGGATGAAAAACTAGCTGAAGAGGCCATGCGTCCTAGCAAATTGTTTAACGAAGCGATTGCTTCATTATAA
- a CDS encoding barstar family protein, producing the protein MSQAIYYVNKNRINESDIPKQAIAIGTTENIDKQSLLIGLAKAGNFPDYFAPNWDALWDCLTDSDLCYLSLDLTQSKSINPEDFNTFKTIIEEAYRDFGKPQLWIVVANQEAK; encoded by the coding sequence ATGAGCCAAGCTATTTACTATGTTAATAAAAACCGTATTAATGAGAGCGATATTCCTAAGCAAGCTATTGCCATTGGTACTACTGAAAATATCGATAAACAATCTTTATTAATAGGATTGGCTAAAGCAGGTAATTTCCCAGATTATTTTGCTCCTAACTGGGATGCGCTATGGGACTGCTTAACCGATAGTGATTTATGTTATTTAAGCTTGGATTTAACGCAGAGTAAAAGTATTAACCCCGAAGACTTTAATACTTTTAAGACTATTATAGAAGAAGCCTATAGGGATTTTGGTAAGCCGCAGCTATGGATTGTGGTAGCCAATCAGGAAGCTAAATAG
- the glyA gene encoding serine hydroxymethyltransferase: MFKNISIKEFDPALAEAMEAESKRQESHIELIASENYCSQAVMEAQGSDLTNKYAEGYPGKRYYGGCEHVDVVEQLAIDRAKELFGAQYVNVQPHSGSQANSAVFLALLEANDTVLGMSLDAGGHLTHGAHINFSGINYNAVQYGLVEETGLIDYDEVDCLAREHKPKMIIAGFSAYSQVVDWQRFRDIADEVGAYFLVDMAHIAGLAATGAYPNPVPFADVVTSTTHKTLRGPRSGIIMSRDDKLAKKLNSAVFPGNQGGPLMHAIAGKAVCFKEALEDNFKNYQAQVVKNAKAMAEVIMDRGYEIISGGTENHLMLISLVKQEMTGKEADAWLGDAYITVNKNAVPNDPKSPFVTSGIRIGTPALTTRGFDESDVKEVANWICDVLDSRGDEKVISDTREKVKAICAKKPVYEKNQ; the protein is encoded by the coding sequence ATGTTTAAGAATATCTCTATAAAAGAATTTGATCCTGCCTTGGCAGAAGCGATGGAAGCTGAAAGCAAACGTCAAGAAAGCCATATCGAGCTTATCGCTTCAGAAAACTACTGCTCACAAGCGGTGATGGAAGCGCAGGGTTCAGATCTAACCAATAAATACGCCGAAGGTTATCCAGGCAAGCGCTATTATGGCGGCTGTGAACACGTCGATGTGGTTGAGCAATTGGCCATTGACCGCGCCAAAGAGCTATTTGGTGCCCAGTATGTCAACGTGCAGCCGCACTCAGGTAGTCAAGCCAACTCAGCGGTATTTTTGGCGTTATTAGAGGCTAATGATACGGTGCTAGGTATGAGCCTTGATGCCGGTGGTCACTTGACTCATGGCGCGCATATTAACTTCTCAGGTATCAACTACAATGCCGTACAGTATGGCTTAGTCGAAGAGACTGGCCTCATTGATTATGATGAAGTCGATTGCTTAGCCCGTGAGCACAAGCCAAAGATGATCATCGCCGGTTTTTCGGCCTACTCGCAAGTGGTCGATTGGCAGCGTTTCCGTGATATCGCTGATGAAGTGGGCGCTTATTTCCTAGTCGATATGGCACACATCGCAGGTCTTGCCGCTACTGGCGCGTATCCAAACCCAGTGCCTTTCGCGGATGTGGTCACTAGTACCACTCATAAAACCTTACGTGGCCCACGCTCAGGTATCATCATGTCACGTGATGATAAGCTTGCCAAAAAGCTAAATTCTGCTGTTTTCCCAGGCAACCAAGGCGGCCCGCTTATGCACGCTATCGCTGGTAAAGCGGTTTGCTTCAAAGAAGCGCTCGAAGATAATTTCAAAAACTATCAAGCACAAGTCGTGAAAAACGCCAAAGCGATGGCAGAAGTTATCATGGATCGCGGCTATGAGATCATCTCTGGCGGTACCGAAAACCATCTAATGCTTATAAGTCTGGTTAAGCAAGAAATGACTGGTAAAGAAGCGGATGCGTGGCTTGGCGATGCTTATATCACTGTCAATAAAAACGCCGTTCCTAACGATCCAAAATCGCCTTTCGTTACCTCTGGTATCCGTATCGGTACGCCAGCATTGACCACTCGCGGCTTTGATGAATCAGATGTCAAAGAAGTAGCAAATTGGATCTGTGATGTATTAGATAGTCGCGGCGATGAAAAAGTCATCAGTGACACTCGCGAAAAAGTCAAAGCAATCTGCGCCAAAAAGCCAGTTTATGAGAAAAATCAGTAA
- the leuE gene encoding leucine efflux protein LeuE, translating to MFGITDLTAYIIGSIIIILLPGPNSLYCLSVSAAHGVRRGYRAVAGIFVGDSILMLVTVLGVGSLLKLYPIVFNAIKLIGGLYLLYLGIKLLLGAQQTFRHRALLTEATPKVSAPPASQNFFYRALLLSLTNPKGILFFLSFFVQFVEPTYPHPFLSFFILAVILQIISLSYQSLMVFSGKNLSNRFSRSPRLIIASMSLTGLLFIGFAINLWLAQLS from the coding sequence ATGTTTGGTATCACCGATCTTACCGCTTATATTATTGGCTCCATTATCATCATCTTATTGCCTGGACCAAACAGCTTATATTGTCTCTCGGTGTCAGCGGCGCACGGCGTACGTAGAGGCTATCGCGCTGTTGCAGGTATTTTTGTGGGCGATAGTATTTTGATGTTAGTGACCGTTTTGGGCGTAGGCAGTTTACTCAAGCTCTACCCTATTGTGTTTAATGCCATCAAACTTATTGGCGGGCTGTATTTGCTGTATTTGGGTATAAAGCTATTGCTTGGCGCTCAGCAAACCTTTCGTCATAGAGCGTTGTTGACTGAAGCTACGCCTAAAGTCTCAGCGCCGCCTGCTAGCCAAAACTTTTTTTATCGGGCTTTACTACTGAGCCTGACCAATCCTAAAGGGATATTATTCTTCTTATCTTTTTTTGTGCAATTTGTCGAGCCAACTTACCCGCATCCCTTTTTATCCTTTTTTATTCTCGCAGTCATTTTGCAGATTATTAGTCTTAGTTATCAAAGTCTAATGGTATTCTCCGGTAAAAACTTATCAAACAGATTTAGCCGCTCCCCTAGATTAATCATCGCTAGCATGAGCTTGACTGGGTTGTTATTTATCGGCTTTGCCATTAATTTGTGGTTGGCGCAGTTAAGCTGA
- a CDS encoding potassium channel family protein: MQKRLFTARRILLIFIVIAVLWYSLASFLPDNDWRSRFIIGFSFLFCGVFMWSLFSTLQRIYGDYGNLWKELGLTTLNVTLFLLTFSAIYHKIGIVDTTGGGDAITYDFWTCCYYSIITFTSTGYGDFRPQGIGRVLASLLALIGYLVLGLMASTSLSVVQWTAKGSGNHRGDPS; this comes from the coding sequence GTGCAAAAAAGATTATTTACGGCTAGACGGATTCTTCTTATTTTTATTGTCATTGCGGTTTTATGGTATTCGCTCGCTAGTTTTTTACCAGACAATGACTGGCGCTCTAGATTTATTATCGGTTTTAGCTTTTTATTTTGCGGCGTATTTATGTGGTCACTGTTTAGCACCTTGCAGCGCATCTATGGAGATTATGGTAATTTGTGGAAAGAGCTGGGTTTGACAACGCTCAATGTGACTTTATTTTTACTCACCTTTTCAGCCATTTATCATAAGATTGGTATTGTCGATACGACAGGCGGCGGTGATGCCATTACCTATGATTTTTGGACTTGCTGTTATTATTCTATTATCACTTTTACCTCTACAGGCTATGGAGATTTTCGGCCTCAAGGTATTGGACGAGTGCTAGCAAGCTTGCTGGCATTGATTGGTTATCTAGTCTTAGGTTTGATGGCTTCAACTAGCTTGTCAGTGGTGCAGTGGACTGCTAAAGGTAGCGGGAATCACCGTGGAGATCCTAGCTAA
- a CDS encoding GNAT family N-acetyltransferase: MNLEYALVGDMSWQKQAAWQTPDTPFMSFAFWQALSDTGAIGEAAGWLPIYILVYRSEETNTDKDNMQPVAVMPVFVKGHHQGEFVFDYSWAQAYAHYGLDYYPRLVTSVPYTPISGQRLWLAVGESLTTEIIQTAIAGVDDIAQQVGASSWHCLFAEPKLAKIAASSPQEIAKAITNNHAALIKDTTQKAIKNKQSLPILERQGCQFLWQNHKLSADRHLNPNHNFFTDFEDFLATLKAKKRKTIRAERRKVAEQDIRCERKCGEQITDSDWQAFYHCYVMTYAVRGQQPYLTLSFFMKLARSMPEHLMLALAYDNTGEIIASSLFLYDNPDSEHSTLYGRYWGALADYDSLHFELCYYQGIEFAIEQGLQYFDPGTQGEHKLVRGFIPTTTHSLHRIYDERFIPAISDFCRKDRLHMAQYREQAHEALPFNADNMPIFDSSK; this comes from the coding sequence ATGAATTTGGAATATGCGCTAGTAGGCGATATGAGTTGGCAAAAGCAAGCGGCTTGGCAGACCCCCGACACGCCTTTTATGTCTTTTGCTTTTTGGCAAGCGCTGAGTGATACAGGAGCCATCGGCGAGGCAGCAGGGTGGTTGCCTATTTATATATTGGTGTACCGTAGCGAAGAGACAAATACAGATAAAGATAATATGCAGCCTGTGGCGGTAATGCCAGTCTTTGTCAAAGGCCATCATCAAGGCGAATTTGTCTTCGATTACTCTTGGGCACAGGCTTACGCGCATTATGGGCTGGATTATTATCCGCGTTTGGTTACTAGCGTGCCTTATACGCCCATTAGCGGTCAACGCCTGTGGTTAGCAGTAGGCGAGAGTTTGACGACTGAGATTATACAAACGGCTATCGCTGGCGTGGACGATATTGCTCAGCAAGTGGGTGCTTCTAGTTGGCACTGTTTATTCGCTGAGCCTAAGCTAGCAAAGATAGCAGCTTCATCTCCTCAAGAGATTGCCAAAGCTATTACTAATAATCATGCCGCTTTGATTAAGGATACTACCCAAAAAGCTATAAAGAATAAGCAGTCGCTACCGATACTTGAGCGCCAAGGCTGTCAGTTTTTGTGGCAAAATCACAAGCTAAGCGCAGACCGGCACTTAAACCCTAACCATAACTTCTTTACTGATTTTGAGGACTTTTTAGCGACGCTAAAAGCCAAAAAACGCAAGACTATTCGCGCTGAGCGCCGCAAAGTCGCTGAGCAAGATATTAGGTGTGAGCGTAAATGCGGCGAGCAGATTACCGATAGCGATTGGCAAGCTTTTTATCATTGTTATGTGATGACTTATGCGGTGCGCGGTCAGCAGCCTTATCTAACACTGAGCTTTTTTATGAAGCTGGCAAGGAGTATGCCAGAGCATCTGATGCTAGCCTTAGCTTACGATAATACGGGCGAGATTATCGCTAGCAGTTTATTCTTATACGATAATCCTGATAGTGAGCACTCAACGCTCTACGGTCGCTATTGGGGCGCGCTGGCGGATTATGATAGTTTGCACTTTGAGCTATGCTATTACCAGGGTATTGAGTTTGCTATTGAACAAGGTTTGCAGTATTTTGATCCAGGCACACAAGGCGAGCATAAGCTGGTTCGCGGTTTTATTCCGACGACGACGCATTCTTTGCACCGTATTTATGATGAGCGTTTTATTCCGGCGATTAGTGATTTTTGTCGTAAAGATCGTTTGCATATGGCGCAATATCGTGAGCAAGCGCATGAGGCGCTACCTTTTAATGCCGATAATATGCCAATTTTTGATAGTAGCAAGTGA
- the gltS gene encoding sodium/glutamate symporter has product MELALNGYYTLILATFVLLLGRFLIKKIKVLEDFNIPEPVVGGLVAAIVVYALNLIWGYSFNFHQGLQTATMLMFFASIGLSADFGRLKAGGSPLFIFTIVVSVFIILQDVVGVAMASALGLDPLLGLVTGSIALTGGHGTAGAWGVVLEEEYGVVGATTLGIAVATYGLVAGGLIGGPVARKLIHRLGISPTLADPNPTDIEKVAGAQSLYSTKHDEDAIMNDKEIFEKPDHIRLITASSTIESLALFAAALAFADIMTNVAEGTWFQLPTFVWALAAGVIIRNSLTIVFNFEMFDRAIDVIGNASLSLFLAMALLSLKLWQLTDLAGPVLIILLVQTLLMVIYVYFVTFRIMGKDYDAAVLSAGHCGFGMGATPTAIANMQAVTDRYLASPKAFLIVPMVGAFFVDIVNATILQIFTQLPFM; this is encoded by the coding sequence ATGGAACTTGCCTTAAACGGTTATTATACGTTGATATTAGCGACGTTCGTGCTACTACTCGGACGTTTTTTAATCAAAAAAATAAAGGTGTTAGAGGACTTTAATATTCCAGAGCCAGTAGTCGGCGGCTTGGTTGCCGCTATTGTAGTCTACGCGCTGAATTTGATTTGGGGTTATAGTTTTAACTTTCATCAAGGCTTGCAAACGGCGACGATGCTGATGTTTTTTGCCTCTATTGGCCTTAGTGCTGATTTTGGTCGGCTCAAAGCGGGCGGCTCGCCGTTATTTATTTTTACTATTGTCGTCTCGGTATTTATTATCTTACAAGATGTCGTCGGCGTCGCTATGGCAAGCGCTTTAGGACTTGATCCGCTACTAGGATTGGTCACCGGCTCCATCGCTTTGACCGGTGGACACGGGACAGCAGGCGCATGGGGCGTGGTATTAGAAGAAGAATACGGCGTGGTTGGTGCAACAACACTCGGTATCGCGGTTGCGACTTATGGCTTGGTGGCAGGTGGTCTGATCGGTGGACCTGTGGCCCGTAAGCTCATTCATAGGCTAGGCATCAGCCCAACTTTAGCTGATCCCAACCCCACTGATATCGAAAAAGTCGCCGGCGCGCAGTCGTTATATAGCACTAAGCACGATGAAGATGCGATCATGAACGATAAGGAGATTTTCGAGAAACCCGATCACATTCGCCTGATCACCGCCTCCTCTACTATCGAGTCATTAGCCCTATTTGCCGCCGCTTTAGCTTTTGCAGATATTATGACCAATGTCGCCGAAGGTACTTGGTTTCAGCTTCCTACCTTTGTTTGGGCACTAGCGGCTGGGGTTATCATTCGTAACTCGTTAACTATTGTTTTTAACTTTGAGATGTTTGATCGCGCTATTGATGTCATCGGTAACGCCTCGTTGAGCCTATTTTTAGCTATGGCGCTATTATCTTTGAAGCTCTGGCAATTGACAGATTTGGCAGGTCCGGTACTGATTATTTTATTAGTACAAACGCTACTTATGGTTATCTATGTTTATTTTGTGACTTTCAGAATTATGGGCAAAGACTATGATGCAGCGGTCCTCTCCGCCGGACATTGCGGCTTTGGTATGGGTGCAACCCCGACCGCTATTGCCAACATGCAGGCGGTAACCGATCGCTATTTGGCCTCTCCAAAAGCCTTCTTAATCGTGCCGATGGTTGGTGCTTTCTTTGTCGATATCGTCAACGCTACTATATTGCAGATATTTACGCAGCTGCCGTTTATGTAG
- a CDS encoding NADP-dependent isocitrate dehydrogenase: protein MLKLIYTKTDEAPALATISFLPIVKTFAKTAGIDVETADISLAGRIIALFPDFINEEQRIPSAFRELRELVKTPGANVIKLPNISASIPQLKAAIKELQDKGYALPDYPDHPETSEQKDIRTRYDKIKGSAVNPILREGNSDRRAPKAVKAYARSHPHSMGAWSADSKSHVATMDHGDFADTEQSVTIEQPTDYRIVHTADDGTVTELKAPAPLLAGEVIDAAILSHKALVEFLEEQVADAKAQDVLFSLHLKATMMKVSDPIIFGEAVKVFFKELFDKHGDTFAELDVNVNNGFSNLLAKLQELPDDKRQEIEADIKRIYQSNPDLAMVNSDKGITNLHVPSDVIVDASMPAMIRSSGKMWGADNELHDTKAIIPDSSYACVYDETIKFSKEHGAFDPATMGSVPNVGLMAQKAEEYGSHDKTFLIPAAGKVQVLDSDNNILTEHQVEKDDIWRMNQVKDAPIQDWVKLAVTRARASKVPTIFWLDKNRPHHAALIKKVERYLKDYDTTDLDIRIMPVREATRFTLERLKEGKDTISVTGNVLRDYLTDLFPILELGTSAKMLSIVPLMNGGGLFETGAGGSAPKHVQQLVEENHLRWDSLGEFLALAESLEHLAIHEDNPKAQVLSDTLDTATEKLLMTDKSPSRKVGEIDNRGSHFYLALYWAQQLAEQTEDNELKEKFASLAKKLADNEETIIKQLNEVQGHAVDLGGYYLLDDTLATAVMRPSELFNEILASF from the coding sequence ATGTTAAAACTTATCTATACTAAGACTGACGAAGCCCCAGCGCTGGCTACTATATCTTTTTTACCTATCGTAAAAACCTTTGCCAAAACCGCAGGCATCGATGTCGAAACCGCCGATATCTCTTTAGCTGGACGCATCATTGCGCTATTTCCAGATTTTATCAATGAGGAGCAGCGTATTCCTAGCGCCTTTAGAGAGCTACGTGAGCTGGTCAAAACCCCTGGCGCTAACGTCATTAAATTGCCCAATATCAGCGCTTCTATCCCCCAATTAAAAGCAGCTATTAAAGAGCTACAAGATAAAGGCTACGCCCTACCCGATTATCCTGATCATCCAGAAACTTCTGAGCAAAAAGACATCCGTACACGTTATGACAAAATCAAAGGCAGTGCGGTAAATCCTATTCTACGGGAAGGCAATTCCGATCGCCGTGCGCCAAAAGCGGTCAAAGCTTATGCTCGCAGTCATCCGCACTCAATGGGTGCTTGGAGCGCTGACTCTAAGTCTCACGTCGCTACTATGGATCATGGCGATTTTGCCGATACTGAGCAGTCCGTGACTATTGAGCAGCCAACCGATTACCGCATTGTGCATACTGCTGATGACGGTACGGTGACAGAATTAAAAGCGCCAGCGCCCCTACTGGCAGGTGAGGTGATTGATGCCGCTATCTTAAGCCATAAGGCTTTGGTTGAGTTTTTAGAAGAGCAAGTCGCCGATGCTAAAGCGCAAGATGTGTTATTTTCACTACATCTAAAAGCGACGATGATGAAAGTCTCTGACCCTATTATCTTCGGTGAAGCGGTAAAAGTGTTTTTCAAAGAGCTGTTTGACAAGCATGGCGATACTTTTGCGGAATTAGACGTCAACGTCAATAATGGTTTTAGTAATCTGCTTGCTAAATTGCAAGAGCTGCCAGATGACAAGCGTCAAGAGATTGAAGCGGATATTAAGCGCATCTATCAAAGCAATCCAGACCTTGCGATGGTCAATTCTGATAAAGGTATCACTAACTTGCACGTGCCAAGCGATGTCATCGTTGATGCCTCCATGCCAGCGATGATTCGTAGCTCAGGTAAAATGTGGGGCGCGGATAATGAGCTGCACGATACTAAGGCCATCATACCTGATAGCAGCTATGCTTGTGTTTATGATGAAACCATCAAATTCTCCAAAGAGCACGGCGCGTTTGATCCGGCGACTATGGGCTCAGTACCTAACGTTGGGCTGATGGCACAAAAAGCGGAAGAATATGGCTCGCATGACAAAACCTTTTTAATTCCAGCAGCAGGTAAAGTACAAGTGCTTGATAGCGATAATAATATTCTTACCGAGCATCAAGTAGAAAAAGATGATATCTGGCGGATGAATCAAGTCAAAGACGCACCGATTCAAGACTGGGTCAAATTAGCCGTCACGCGGGCGCGCGCAAGCAAAGTACCAACGATCTTTTGGTTAGACAAAAATCGTCCGCATCACGCCGCTTTGATCAAAAAGGTTGAACGCTACCTAAAAGACTATGATACAACGGACTTAGATATCCGCATCATGCCCGTCCGTGAAGCCACGCGTTTTACTTTAGAGCGTCTAAAAGAGGGCAAGGATACCATCTCAGTCACCGGTAACGTGCTCCGTGATTATCTCACTGACTTATTCCCAATTTTAGAATTAGGCACTAGTGCCAAAATGCTCTCTATCGTACCGCTGATGAATGGTGGCGGTCTGTTTGAAACTGGAGCTGGAGGTTCTGCGCCAAAGCACGTGCAGCAATTGGTTGAGGAAAATCATCTGCGCTGGGACTCGTTAGGCGAGTTTTTGGCCTTAGCCGAATCTTTAGAGCACCTCGCCATTCATGAAGACAACCCTAAAGCGCAAGTACTCTCAGATACGCTAGATACTGCCACAGAAAAGCTGCTTATGACGGACAAATCACCGTCACGTAAAGTTGGCGAGATTGATAACCGTGGTAGCCATTTTTATTTGGCACTGTACTGGGCCCAGCAGTTGGCTGAGCAAACTGAAGATAATGAGCTCAAAGAAAAATTTGCATCTCTAGCCAAAAAACTGGCCGATAATGAAGAGACTATCATCAAGCAGTTGAATGAGGTACAAGGTCATGCCGTCGATCTTGGTGGTTATTATCTGCTTGATGACACTTTAGCGACAGCGGTAATGCGCCCAAGTGAGTTATTTAATGAGATTTTAGCTTCGTTTTAG